From one Brachypodium distachyon strain Bd21 chromosome 4, Brachypodium_distachyon_v3.0, whole genome shotgun sequence genomic stretch:
- the LOC100831294 gene encoding uncharacterized protein LOC100831294 isoform X1: MKDLKFRFLPPHYDSGDARPCFSLLEKHAYLVRRQNATTAACDLDSGRIQATFCAAHPPRASYLCIHATGLGRTKLRAEPQILATEGPLAVIRVVVNRRKSFVEVEYFVYHAGSSSSEGRRPPSLKRIPNPAPYFFFNENTVAIVRHCPRQASTRRRPGGLSACALRPNRRDSKEEEDHDCGDCNYIIAALRNDGSNTRAPYQLCRYHSKTETWSPPEPMETEWEHGPYPSGSSCKAITIGGEQGTVAWVALNKGGRGIIFCDVLTITDSSPRPPVLRCLDMPPKIKTFSGRSYYVREIDLVDGFIVYIELQIRDLAPDTPTDEYVWMASTWKFKIDSSLPFSSIQWQRGCKLGSSEVNKSMRDKLKLRDAETICKIGLPVLSLHEDGIVYILTTLFREKRHTKSWVLAIDMKKKMVQELDEFENNRKVYLFGGFLIPSRITKYLQLDPDTTKQNHKRQKMMLQRHSCVDLPGVAIESHSDMELDDDEEEEEEEEEDNGPSLPEPKAQTPEELALELACKPWLLNLEELVLEKSGKSWNEVLQSRGSAVPVSEGEVEDVEEASKKPRTYDWII; the protein is encoded by the exons ATGAAGGATCTCAAGTTCCGATTCCTTCCGCCGCATTACGACTCCGGCGACGCAAGGCCATGCTTTTCGCTGCTAGAAAAGCACGCCTACCTCGTCCGCCGCCAAAACGCCACAACCGCCGCCTGCGACCTCGACAGCGGACGGATCCAGGCCACCTTCTGCGCCGCCCACCCGCCACGCGCATCCTACTTGTGCATCCATGCCACCGGCTTGGGTCGCACTAAGCTCCGCGCCGAGCCCCAGATCTTGGCCACGGAGGGGCCCCTCGCCGTCATCCGCGTCGTCGTCAACCGTCGCAAGTCGTTCGTGGAGGTGGAGTACTTCGTCTaccacgccggcagcagctcctccgagggacgccggccgccgtcgctCAAGCGCATCCCGAACCCCGCACCCTACTTTTTCTTCAACGAAAATACGGTTGCCATCGTGCGCCACTGCCCTCGTCAAGCCAGCACCCGGCGTCGCCCCGGCGGCCTCAGTGCCTGCGCCCTGCGCCCCAACCGACGAGAcagcaaggaggaggaggatcatGACTGCGGCGACTGCAACTACATCATCGCGGCACTCCGCAACGACGGGTCCAACACCAGGGCACCCTACCAGCTCTGCCGGTACCACTCCAAGACTGAAACTTGGAGCCCTCCCGAGCCAATGGAAACCGAGTGGGAGCACGGACCTTACCCTTCCGGTTCCTCCTGCAAGGCCATTACCATCGGAGGAGAGCAAGGCACAGTGGCCTGGGTCGCTCTCAACAAGGGCGGCAGGGGTATCATCTTTTGCGACGTGCTCACAATAACAGACAGCAGCCCCCGGCCTCCGGTGCTTCGCTGCCTGGACATGCCGCCGAAAATCAAGACTTTCAGTGGACGTTCATATTATGTCCGGGAGATTGACCTCGTCGACGGCTTCATCGTCTACATCGAGTTGCAGATACGTGACCTTGCGCCAGACACACCTACAGATGAATATGTTTGGATGGCCAGCACATGGAAATTCAAGATCGACTCATCTTTGCCGTTTTCATCTATCCAATGGCAGCGGGGATGCAAGTTAGGCTCCTCTGAGGTCAACAAATCCATGCGTGATAAGCTTAAACTTCGCGATGCCGAAACAATCTGCAAGATAGGCCTGCCCGTCCTGAGCCTTCATGAGGATGGCATTGTTTACATCCTCACCACCCTTTTCCGCGAGAAGAGGCACACCAAGTCATGGGTGCTTGCCATTGACATGAAAAAGAAGATGGTGCAGGAGCTGGACGAGTTCGAGAACAACCGAAAAGTCTACTTATTCGGGGGCTTCTTGATTCCAAGTAGGATCACCAAATATCTCCAACTTGATCCAG ATACAACAAAGCAAAACCACAAGCGACAAAAGATGATGCTGCAACGACACTCGTGCGTGGACCTGCCCGGAGTCGCCATTGAGTCCCATTCAGATATGGAGttagatgatgatgaggaggaggaagaagaagaggaggaagacaatgGGCCATCCCTGCCAGAGCCAAAAGCACAAACCCCAGAGGAGCTAGCACTGGAATTGGCATGCAAGCCGTGGCTTCTTAACTTAGAGGAGTTGGTACTGGAGAAGTCAGGCAAGTCGTGGAACGAGGTACTCCAAAGCCGAGGCAGTGCAGTTCCCGTTTCGGAGGGAGAAGTGGAGGACGTGGAGGAGGCGAGCAAGAAGCCACGGACATATGATTGGATTATCTGA
- the LOC100831294 gene encoding uncharacterized protein LOC100831294 isoform X2, translating to MKDLKFRFLPPHYDSGDARPCFSLLEKHAYLVRRQNATTAACDLDSGRIQATFCAAHPPRASYLCIHATGLGRTKLRAEPQILATEGPLAVIRVVVNRRKSFVEVEYFVYHAGSSSSEGRRPPSLKRIPNPAPYFFFNENTVAIVRHCPRQASTRRRPGGLSACALRPNRRDSKEEEDHDCGDCNYIIAALRNDGSNTRAPYQLCRYHSKTETWSPPEPMETEWEHGPYPSGSSCKAITIGGEQGTVAWVALNKGGRGIIFCDVLTITDSSPRPPVLRCLDMPPKIKTFSGRSYYVREIDLVDGFIVYIELQIRDLAPDTPTDEYVWMASTWKFKIDSSLPFSSIQWQRGCKLGSSEVNKSMRDKLKLRDAETICKIGLPVLSLHEDGIVYILTTLFREKRHTKSWVLAIDMKKKMVQELDEFENNRKVYLFGGFLIPSRITKYLQLDPDTTKQNHKRQKMMLQRHSCVDLPGVAIESHSDMELDDDEEEEEEEEEDNEELALELACKPWLLNLEELVLEKSGKSWNEVLQSRGSAVPVSEGEVEDVEEASKKPRTYDWII from the exons ATGAAGGATCTCAAGTTCCGATTCCTTCCGCCGCATTACGACTCCGGCGACGCAAGGCCATGCTTTTCGCTGCTAGAAAAGCACGCCTACCTCGTCCGCCGCCAAAACGCCACAACCGCCGCCTGCGACCTCGACAGCGGACGGATCCAGGCCACCTTCTGCGCCGCCCACCCGCCACGCGCATCCTACTTGTGCATCCATGCCACCGGCTTGGGTCGCACTAAGCTCCGCGCCGAGCCCCAGATCTTGGCCACGGAGGGGCCCCTCGCCGTCATCCGCGTCGTCGTCAACCGTCGCAAGTCGTTCGTGGAGGTGGAGTACTTCGTCTaccacgccggcagcagctcctccgagggacgccggccgccgtcgctCAAGCGCATCCCGAACCCCGCACCCTACTTTTTCTTCAACGAAAATACGGTTGCCATCGTGCGCCACTGCCCTCGTCAAGCCAGCACCCGGCGTCGCCCCGGCGGCCTCAGTGCCTGCGCCCTGCGCCCCAACCGACGAGAcagcaaggaggaggaggatcatGACTGCGGCGACTGCAACTACATCATCGCGGCACTCCGCAACGACGGGTCCAACACCAGGGCACCCTACCAGCTCTGCCGGTACCACTCCAAGACTGAAACTTGGAGCCCTCCCGAGCCAATGGAAACCGAGTGGGAGCACGGACCTTACCCTTCCGGTTCCTCCTGCAAGGCCATTACCATCGGAGGAGAGCAAGGCACAGTGGCCTGGGTCGCTCTCAACAAGGGCGGCAGGGGTATCATCTTTTGCGACGTGCTCACAATAACAGACAGCAGCCCCCGGCCTCCGGTGCTTCGCTGCCTGGACATGCCGCCGAAAATCAAGACTTTCAGTGGACGTTCATATTATGTCCGGGAGATTGACCTCGTCGACGGCTTCATCGTCTACATCGAGTTGCAGATACGTGACCTTGCGCCAGACACACCTACAGATGAATATGTTTGGATGGCCAGCACATGGAAATTCAAGATCGACTCATCTTTGCCGTTTTCATCTATCCAATGGCAGCGGGGATGCAAGTTAGGCTCCTCTGAGGTCAACAAATCCATGCGTGATAAGCTTAAACTTCGCGATGCCGAAACAATCTGCAAGATAGGCCTGCCCGTCCTGAGCCTTCATGAGGATGGCATTGTTTACATCCTCACCACCCTTTTCCGCGAGAAGAGGCACACCAAGTCATGGGTGCTTGCCATTGACATGAAAAAGAAGATGGTGCAGGAGCTGGACGAGTTCGAGAACAACCGAAAAGTCTACTTATTCGGGGGCTTCTTGATTCCAAGTAGGATCACCAAATATCTCCAACTTGATCCAG ATACAACAAAGCAAAACCACAAGCGACAAAAGATGATGCTGCAACGACACTCGTGCGTGGACCTGCCCGGAGTCGCCATTGAGTCCCATTCAGATATGGAGttagatgatgatgaggaggaggaagaagaagaggaggaagacaatg AGGAGCTAGCACTGGAATTGGCATGCAAGCCGTGGCTTCTTAACTTAGAGGAGTTGGTACTGGAGAAGTCAGGCAAGTCGTGGAACGAGGTACTCCAAAGCCGAGGCAGTGCAGTTCCCGTTTCGGAGGGAGAAGTGGAGGACGTGGAGGAGGCGAGCAAGAAGCCACGGACATATGATTGGATTATCTGA